A window of Calonectris borealis chromosome 3, bCalBor7.hap1.2, whole genome shotgun sequence contains these coding sequences:
- the LOC142081128 gene encoding uncharacterized protein LOC142081128, which translates to MGLKTIWKDYKVLIVMGTSLGLVHWGWFYIKSSPIFQVKTEDFVPEPGIVAYVMRSDRKNKEK; encoded by the coding sequence ATGGGTCTGAAAACCATCTGGAAGGACTACAAAGTTCTGATTGTTATGGGAACTAGCCTTGGGCTGGTGCACTGGGGGTGGTTTTACATCAAGTCCAGTCCTATTTTCCAAGTGAAGACAGAGGACTTTGTTCCAGAACCCGGGATTGTGGCATACGTGATGCGAAGCGAtcgcaaaaataaagaaaaatag
- the LOC142081129 gene encoding uncharacterized protein LOC142081129, with the protein MRKTSWSRKNFLLVAGLSLIGVHFGSMLVNFVAKKSVRSHSEAKKEDHRE; encoded by the coding sequence ATGAGGAAAACTAGCTGGAGTAGAAAGAACTTTCTGCTTGTGGCAGGACTGTCACTTATAGGTGTCCATTTTGGAAGCATGCTCGTAAACTTTGTTGCAAAAAAATCTGTTCGATCGCATTCAGAAGCTAAAAAGGAAGATCATCGTGAATGA
- the MKKS gene encoding molecular chaperone MKKS gives MSCFTFKIIILGCKELKCTTLNFRSAIHLEVPSKNEICFCWPELKSLKMSRLEAKKPPLFVSEPLTKDTVSQSLSLLSGILKSCYGPAGRLKQLHNGVGGYVCTTSQSSAILSRLSVSHPVLSVLTASVQNHISRFSDCGLFTAILCCSLVENFKSLNVASCTVIKISKHLLSLCMDYLKSEACGCRVSVDFSSLEALLCLVRSVLTSKPACMLNKPEVDHLTTLILKAFMFTVPCHVETNAVLGKCIIVPVKGRRVVDSTVLPGLLIETPDTQLAKPLAVKRTCSNMIKIALFCVSMSGDLSNPEEGTITVPYGISLEMSELNQLLNVGKQLVNDEVGLVVCQKVIHPSLKQYLKENHVITVDRAGLSLMEPLSRMTGSKPIASIHSLSPSCYGSLKDMRIEKFASKHFVHLIPNDTVVCSLILCNRNETAWDELKRACETAEHVLQLTIKEPLALLGGGCTETHLASYIRHKSCSLSTSSFKDIDCSRTQYQLVADGFCRSLESVACSLNHDDGEILTDMVYGHCWFVPSGFPSVSNWSDLVSKCGCGINGNTENLNWRLLQGQFGSPIIQGCPKDPSVKVADFLTLDCFAAKCSGLQVALETANLILDLSYIIEDQN, from the exons ATGTCCtgtttcacatttaaaataataatccttGGCTGCAAAGAATTAAAATGTACTACTTTAAATTTTAGAAGTGCTATACATTTAGAAGtgccaagtaaaaatgaaatatgtttttgttgGCCAGAattaaaatctttgaaaatgtCTCGTCTTGAAGCTAAAAAGCCTCCGTTATTTGTTAGTGAACCTTTAACTAAAGATACAGTTAGTCAGTCACTGTCTCTGCTAAGTGGAATATTAAAATCTTGCTATGGTCCTGCTGGTAGACTCAAACAGCTCCACAATGGTGTGGGAGGCTATGTTTGTACAACTTCACAATCTTCAGCCATACTCAGTCGTCTTTCTGTCAGTCATCCTGTATTAAGTGTTTTGACGGCCTCTGTACAGAACCATATATCCCGCTTCAGTGACTGTGGCTTATTTACTGCCATTCTTTGCTGTAGTTTGGTTGAAAACTTTAAAAGTCTAAATGTTGCATCTTGCACTGTCATTAAAATAAGCAAGCATCTTCTGAGTTTATGTATGGACTACCTCAAATCTGAGGCCTGTGGTTGCCGAGTGTCTGTGGATTTTAGCAGTCTTGAGGCTCTTCTTTGTTTGGTACGTAGTGTATTAACAAGCAAACCTGCTTGCATGCTTAATAAGCCAGAAGTTGATCATCTCACCACGCtgattttaaaggcttttatGTTTACTGTTCCATGTCATGTTGAGACTAATGCTGTTTTAGGAAAGTGTATCATAGTACCTGTGAAAGGTAGAAGAGTTGTGGATTCTACAGTTCTTCCTGGACTACTGATAGAAACACCAGACACTCAATTGGCAAAACCACTTGCTGTGAAAAGAACTTGTTCAAACATGATCAAGATAGCACTTTTCTGTGTGTCCATGTCAGGAGACCTCTCCAACCCTGAAGAAGGAACTATAACGGTCCCTTATGGAATTTCTCTAGAAATGTCAGAGCTGAATCAGTTGCTTAATGTAGGAAAGCAGCTGGTTAATGATGAGGTTGGCCTTGTAGTGTGCCAGAAAGTTATCCATCCATCCTTGAAACAGTATCTGAAAGAGAACCATGTCATCACTGTGGACAGAGCTGGGCTATCTCTGATGGAACCCCTGAGTCGGATGACAG GTTCAAAGCCTATAGCTTCCATACATTCCTTGTCTCCCAGCTGTTATGGCAGTTTGAAAGATATGCGCATTGAGAAGTTtgcttcaaaacattttgtgCATCTAATTCCTAATGACACAGTTGTCTGCAGCTTGATACTCTGtaacagaaatgaaacagcaTGGGATGAATTGAAG CGCGCCTGTGAAACTGCAGAACATGTGTTACAGTTAACGATCAAGGAACCTTTGGCACTGTTAGGAGGTGGCTGTACAGAAACTCACCTGGCTTCGTACATAAGGCACAAG agttgtAGTCTGTCCACCAGCAGTTTTAAAGATATAGATTGTTCTCGGACACAATACCAACTGGTTGCTGATGGGTTTTGCCGTTCCCTGGAGTCTGTAGCTTGCTCTCTGAATCATGATGATGGAGAAATTCTTACAGACATGGTTTATGGACACTGTTGGTTTGTTCCATCaggttttccttctgtctctAATTGGTCAGATTTAGTTTCAAAATGCGGCTGTGGGATTAATGGTAACACTGAGAATCTCAACTGGAGGCTTTTGCAAGGCCAGTTTGGCTCACCTATTATACAGGGCTGCCCTAAAGACCCCTCCGTAAAGGTTGCTGACTTTCTGACATTGGACTGTTTTGCTGCAAAGTGTAGTGGCCTACAAGTAGCTCTGGAGACAGCCAATCTCATTTTGGATCTCTCATACATAATTGAAGATCAAAATTAG